A genomic window from Sulfurospirillum multivorans DSM 12446 includes:
- a CDS encoding class I SAM-dependent methyltransferase: MNCKICDFDTKVFDDPDLHKQFYICPNCQCIMLDPRYQLSLEKENSLYDNHHNSLENAGYVKMFEDFLDFFWNDLTCKEKGLDFGSGPTPVLAELLRQRGVNVDHYDKFYQPIKCFENQSYDFITSTEVFEHLEDPVATLSLLNQHLKPEGMIALMTLFHTNDEASFLTWWYRRDPTHITFYTPHTLDVLAKKCGLDVVKTDGKRIAILRKR; encoded by the coding sequence ATGAACTGTAAAATTTGTGATTTTGATACAAAAGTGTTTGACGATCCAGACCTTCATAAACAGTTTTACATCTGCCCAAACTGCCAGTGCATCATGCTTGATCCTCGATATCAGCTCTCATTAGAAAAAGAGAATAGCCTCTACGACAACCATCACAACTCGTTGGAAAATGCAGGCTATGTGAAAATGTTTGAGGATTTTTTGGATTTCTTTTGGAATGATCTTACATGTAAAGAAAAAGGGCTCGACTTTGGATCTGGCCCAACGCCTGTTTTAGCGGAACTTCTTCGTCAACGAGGCGTGAATGTTGATCATTACGATAAGTTTTATCAACCGATCAAATGCTTTGAAAATCAATCCTATGACTTCATCACTTCCACTGAAGTTTTTGAACATTTAGAAGATCCTGTGGCAACACTCAGTCTTTTAAATCAGCATCTTAAACCAGAGGGAATGATCGCACTGATGACACTGTTTCATACTAATGACGAAGCCTCTTTTTTAACATGGTGGTACCGAAGAGATCCTACGCATATTACATTTTACACGCCGCATACGCTTGATGTTTTAGCTAAAAAATGTGGATTGGACGTTGTTAAAACGGATGGAAAGCGGATCGCAATTTTAAGAAAAAGGTAG
- a CDS encoding ABC transporter substrate-binding protein has translation MLTLLLPYYFSNTKFEGNVIRLGMSGPFSGGLNSVGNQFLLGAEIYLQNLNDQGGIYGRKIEIVAKDDRYEPKIAIENVHELIEKEKVFALFGIIGTPVIEEVFPIAIEKRIPFVGAYSGAEFLRNPPNPIVLNARAGDLDEIEKLVQHYADDLKYKRFALFYQNDSFGRAGLKGVKTALSKRNLVLVGEGSYKRNTLSVGNALYEIELCNPEVILMIGSTNPTAEFIKRARKSTKIRQEVQFGLFSFVEPKPLIDLLHGQGKGITFAQVVPSPWTSEVDEVENYRLLMRTYYPKEALGHVSLEGYFAARMITEVFKSLGRDFTKEEFIKALGNFSKTLDETAVSKNRDERCKCLHRVHLSEYVDDDFYSVGKSDEQ, from the coding sequence GTGTTAACGCTACTGCTTCCGTACTACTTCTCAAACACAAAATTTGAAGGCAATGTCATTCGTTTGGGAATGAGCGGTCCTTTTAGCGGAGGGCTCAATAGCGTTGGCAATCAGTTTCTCTTAGGCGCTGAAATTTATCTGCAAAACCTCAATGATCAAGGGGGCATTTACGGTCGAAAAATAGAGATCGTTGCCAAAGATGACCGTTATGAGCCTAAAATTGCGATTGAAAATGTTCATGAACTGATTGAAAAAGAGAAGGTGTTTGCGCTCTTTGGCATTATCGGAACCCCTGTAATAGAAGAAGTTTTTCCTATCGCCATTGAAAAACGCATTCCTTTTGTGGGTGCTTATTCGGGTGCCGAATTTTTACGCAATCCTCCCAATCCCATTGTCCTCAATGCAAGAGCGGGTGATCTTGATGAAATCGAAAAATTGGTGCAACATTATGCGGATGATTTGAAATACAAGCGTTTTGCCCTTTTTTATCAAAACGATAGTTTTGGAAGAGCAGGGCTTAAGGGCGTCAAAACGGCTCTGTCCAAACGTAACTTAGTGCTTGTTGGCGAAGGAAGCTACAAACGCAATACGCTCTCTGTAGGAAATGCGCTGTATGAAATCGAACTGTGCAACCCTGAAGTGATTTTGATGATAGGCTCAACCAATCCTACGGCAGAGTTTATCAAGCGAGCACGTAAGAGTACAAAAATACGCCAAGAGGTACAGTTTGGGCTCTTTTCATTTGTTGAACCCAAACCTTTGATCGATCTTTTGCATGGTCAGGGCAAAGGCATTACGTTTGCGCAAGTGGTGCCTTCTCCTTGGACCTCAGAGGTTGATGAGGTGGAAAATTACCGTCTGTTGATGCGCACCTATTATCCCAAAGAAGCACTGGGGCATGTCTCATTGGAAGGTTATTTTGCTGCGCGTATGATCACGGAAGTGTTTAAAAGTTTAGGTCGTGATTTTACGAAAGAGGAATTTATCAAAGCGCTGGGAAACTTTTCTAAAACACTTGATGAGACCGCTGTCTCTAAAAATAGGGATGAACGTTGTAAATGTTTGCACCGCGTGCATTTAAGTGAATATGTCGATGACGACTTTTACTCCGTAGGAAAAAGTGATGAACAATAA
- a CDS encoding sensor histidine kinase — translation MNNNPLSDFMGSIDEMTIAKKTTLLFLIMVVGMLFIGSFAHLSINRIKDNFDILYTKRMLPTIRLENLKDIYTVNILDTIRDIEKGSISAHEGQVVIALAQELIKIELQEYKNSLGIDESDWLIKLARSWGLINTTSKSFFKTKEDDVLTFKIEQKIHTIDGILLKMFSYFETKQALKAIDTLQNELYPSVYSINIDLTGLINLNLDGAKEGYARTTKVYDNTFEWIVVATLGTIAFAALLAIVLLQNIRLLHARLAKMVDAKTKELQQLNRDLELKVQHEVEQSRQKDQIMFRQSRLASMGEMIGNIAHQWRQPLNAIVLIIQSFQMKRMAGLALSDEFIDKQVNEGLQLASLMSHTIDDFRNFFKPNHSEEKFSVKETVLYSLKLVQEYYAKSGIEIFLNCNHDVQICGYPNEFSQVIMNLFSNAKDALEERGVEEKLIEVVVTKEASNAVISVIDNGGGISDEVQDRMFEPYFTTKHKASGTGIGLYMSKQIIEKQMQGSMSSTNITYVFQNGKRYEKCAVMTILVPLEKKEE, via the coding sequence ATGAACAATAACCCTTTAAGTGATTTTATGGGTAGCATCGATGAGATGACCATCGCGAAAAAAACAACGCTTCTTTTTCTCATCATGGTGGTTGGAATGCTTTTTATTGGGAGTTTTGCCCATCTGAGCATTAACCGCATTAAAGACAATTTCGATATTTTGTATACCAAACGTATGCTCCCAACCATTCGTCTTGAAAACCTAAAAGACATCTACACGGTCAATATCTTAGACACGATTCGTGACATCGAAAAAGGTTCCATCAGTGCCCATGAAGGACAAGTCGTGATCGCTCTTGCACAAGAGCTGATCAAGATAGAGTTGCAAGAGTATAAAAACAGTTTAGGGATTGACGAGAGTGATTGGTTGATCAAGTTAGCGCGTTCGTGGGGATTGATAAATACCACGAGTAAATCTTTTTTTAAAACCAAGGAAGATGATGTTTTAACCTTCAAGATAGAACAAAAAATTCACACCATTGATGGCATTTTGCTTAAAATGTTTAGCTATTTTGAAACCAAACAAGCGCTCAAAGCGATTGACACGCTCCAAAATGAGCTCTATCCCAGTGTTTATTCTATCAACATTGATCTTACGGGGCTGATTAACCTCAATTTGGATGGTGCAAAAGAGGGCTATGCGCGCACAACAAAAGTGTATGACAATACGTTTGAGTGGATCGTTGTAGCAACGCTGGGTACAATTGCATTTGCCGCACTTTTGGCAATTGTGTTATTGCAAAATATTCGTTTACTTCACGCCAGACTGGCAAAAATGGTCGATGCCAAAACCAAAGAGTTACAGCAACTGAACCGCGATCTTGAGCTTAAAGTGCAGCATGAAGTCGAGCAGAGCCGTCAAAAAGATCAGATCATGTTTCGTCAATCAAGACTCGCTTCAATGGGTGAGATGATCGGCAATATTGCCCATCAGTGGCGTCAACCCCTCAATGCCATTGTGCTTATTATTCAAAGTTTTCAGATGAAACGCATGGCAGGATTAGCGCTGAGTGATGAATTTATCGACAAGCAGGTCAATGAAGGTCTTCAACTTGCTTCATTGATGTCGCATACGATTGATGATTTTCGTAACTTCTTCAAACCCAACCACAGTGAAGAGAAATTTAGCGTTAAAGAGACCGTGTTGTATAGCCTTAAATTGGTGCAAGAGTATTACGCCAAATCGGGGATTGAGATCTTTTTAAATTGCAATCATGATGTGCAGATTTGTGGTTATCCCAATGAATTTTCCCAAGTGATAATGAACCTCTTCTCCAATGCCAAAGACGCCCTTGAAGAGCGCGGTGTGGAAGAGAAGTTGATTGAAGTTGTGGTAACAAAAGAGGCGAGTAATGCGGTTATTAGCGTGATCGATAATGGAGGTGGCATCAGCGATGAGGTGCAAGATAGGATGTTTGAGCCCTATTTTACGACCAAACACAAAGCTTCAGGCACAGGAATTGGACTTTACATGTCAAAACAGATTATTGAAAAACAGATGCAAGGAAGTATGAGTAGCACGAATATCACGTATGTTTTTCAAAATGGCAAACGCTATGAGAAATGTGCTGTTATGACAATTTTAGTACCACTTGAAAAAAAGGAGGAATAA
- a CDS encoding response regulator produces the protein MDFNGLKDCVVLYVEDEKSVQMQTQMILKDFVKEVYLASNGEEGLKIALEKEVDIIVTDILMPGMNGIEMLKKLKKEYNRDIPVIITTAFTETEYLIEAIMLKVDGFIMKPINVKDLISNIYTTMLPKLHSKEIQGCSFIIEGLAALIGGKKIEILKYIINHLDENKIFNGSYQDIIDNIGVSKPTVVHMFQQLIKVGILEKVKNKMYRFRNTKLIGDQ, from the coding sequence ATGGATTTTAATGGGTTAAAAGACTGCGTCGTATTATACGTCGAAGATGAAAAATCAGTTCAGATGCAAACACAGATGATTTTGAAAGATTTTGTGAAAGAGGTGTATCTTGCTTCAAATGGCGAAGAGGGGCTGAAAATTGCACTTGAAAAAGAGGTTGATATTATCGTGACCGATATTTTAATGCCGGGAATGAATGGCATTGAGATGCTTAAAAAGCTCAAAAAAGAGTACAACCGTGACATTCCTGTCATCATTACAACAGCGTTCACTGAGACAGAGTATCTTATTGAGGCGATCATGCTGAAGGTGGATGGGTTTATAATGAAACCGATTAACGTCAAAGATTTGATTAGCAATATTTACACTACGATGCTTCCAAAACTTCATAGCAAAGAGATCCAAGGGTGCTCATTTATTATTGAAGGGCTTGCCGCGCTCATCGGTGGTAAAAAAATTGAAATTTTAAAATACATCATCAACCATCTCGATGAAAACAAGATCTTTAATGGCTCCTACCAAGATATTATTGACAACATTGGTGTGAGTAAACCAACCGTGGTGCATATGTTTCAACAGCTCATTAAAGTTGGTATATTAGAGAAAGTGAAAAATAAAATGTATCGATTCCGCAATACAAAACTTATTGGAGATCAGTAA
- a CDS encoding peptidylprolyl isomerase, with protein sequence MKKVIFVLFLGLWSALLAKEVVFETTQGTIIFALKPDVAPKACENFEGLVKKGYYDGISFHRIIKNFMIQGGDPTGTGRGGESLNGAPFEDEFKPNVTFTKAGILAMANAGRNTNGSQFFITTVPTPHLNGRHTIFGEVVEGMDVVRKLENVATDGRDKPMQPQKILKAYLK encoded by the coding sequence ATGAAAAAAGTGATTTTTGTTCTATTTTTAGGGCTTTGGAGCGCACTTCTTGCCAAAGAGGTGGTGTTTGAAACAACGCAAGGAACCATTATTTTTGCTCTCAAACCAGACGTTGCACCTAAAGCGTGCGAGAATTTTGAGGGATTGGTGAAAAAAGGGTACTACGATGGCATTAGCTTTCACCGTATTATCAAAAATTTTATGATTCAAGGTGGAGATCCTACAGGAACAGGTCGTGGTGGCGAATCGTTGAATGGAGCGCCATTTGAAGATGAGTTTAAACCCAACGTGACATTTACAAAAGCAGGGATTTTAGCGATGGCAAATGCAGGTCGAAATACCAATGGAAGCCAGTTTTTTATCACCACGGTTCCAACTCCGCACCTCAATGGCAGACATACTATTTTTGGTGAAGTCGTGGAAGGAATGGATGTTGTTCGCAAGCTTGAAAATGTTGCGACCGATGGTAGAGATAAGCCCATGCAACCACAAAAAATTCTCAAAGCATATTTAAAATAA
- a CDS encoding P-II family nitrogen regulator, whose product MKKIEAIIKPFKLEEVKDALAGVEITGMTVHEVKGYGRQQGHSELYRGAEYVVDFLPKIRLDIVVADENVNKVIATITEAAKTGKIGDGKIFVSNIERVIRIRTGEENEDAI is encoded by the coding sequence ATGAAAAAAATCGAAGCGATTATTAAACCTTTTAAACTTGAAGAGGTCAAAGATGCCCTTGCAGGTGTTGAGATCACAGGTATGACCGTGCATGAAGTCAAAGGCTATGGCAGACAACAAGGACACTCTGAGCTTTACCGTGGTGCTGAGTATGTGGTTGATTTTTTACCAAAAATTAGACTTGACATCGTTGTAGCTGATGAAAATGTAAACAAAGTGATTGCAACCATCACAGAAGCCGCAAAGACTGGTAAAATAGGCGATGGTAAGATATTTGTGAGTAATATTGAGCGTGTTATCCGCATTCGTACCGGTGAAGAAAACGAAGACGCTATCTAG
- a CDS encoding ammonium transporter — MDVSSIHYVIDTFFLLFAAVLILLMVPGFAMLEAGLVRSKNASAVLTGNVMLYAITSFVFLLWGYNLMFGGSGFFLNGVAVEGYSAYAYFLFQMAFVSKTVSIMSGGVSERIRIVPFMIFAVLMSGFIYPMVGNAIWGGGFLKEVHDLAGCTVIHSVGGWALLAGILVLGARRGRYGKEGQVRAIPASNIPLVTLGAMLLWIGWFGFNGGSAFTISSVEKADLVGLIIVNTNTAGLAGAISAAFIIYFQYKKLDITMILNGALGGLVAITASADVVGLWEPIIIGAIGGTLVVFAVPLFDKLKIDDPVGALSVHLVNGIWGTLAVALFADFSLLTQLKGIALTGLFTFPISYIAFVLIKKMIGLRSDEEHEYVGLDLEECGLEAYPEFAKSKV; from the coding sequence ATGGATGTATCTTCAATTCACTATGTCATTGACACCTTCTTTCTTCTTTTTGCGGCTGTCTTAATTCTTTTGATGGTTCCAGGTTTTGCCATGCTTGAAGCAGGGCTGGTTCGTAGTAAAAATGCCTCAGCCGTTTTGACAGGCAATGTGATGCTCTACGCGATTACGTCGTTTGTTTTTCTGCTGTGGGGTTATAATCTCATGTTTGGTGGCAGCGGCTTTTTTTTAAACGGTGTCGCCGTTGAGGGTTACAGTGCGTATGCGTATTTTCTCTTTCAGATGGCATTTGTAAGTAAAACGGTTTCTATTATGAGTGGTGGTGTGAGCGAGCGTATTCGCATTGTTCCTTTTATGATTTTTGCCGTTCTTATGAGCGGATTTATCTACCCTATGGTCGGCAATGCGATTTGGGGCGGAGGCTTTTTAAAAGAGGTGCATGATCTTGCGGGCTGTACGGTGATTCACTCTGTTGGTGGTTGGGCACTGCTAGCAGGTATTTTAGTCTTAGGTGCAAGGCGAGGGCGTTATGGTAAAGAGGGACAGGTACGTGCCATTCCTGCGTCTAACATTCCTTTGGTAACCCTTGGTGCGATGCTCCTTTGGATTGGTTGGTTTGGCTTCAATGGTGGCAGTGCTTTTACGATTTCCAGTGTTGAAAAAGCAGACTTGGTTGGACTCATTATCGTCAATACCAACACCGCTGGGCTTGCAGGAGCGATAAGTGCTGCGTTTATTATCTATTTTCAGTATAAAAAACTGGACATTACGATGATACTCAATGGTGCATTGGGCGGACTCGTCGCTATTACCGCAAGTGCCGATGTCGTTGGACTTTGGGAGCCCATTATCATCGGTGCCATTGGTGGGACATTGGTCGTTTTTGCCGTTCCTCTTTTTGATAAATTAAAAATCGATGATCCTGTAGGTGCGCTTTCTGTTCACTTGGTCAATGGCATTTGGGGCACGCTTGCAGTGGCACTCTTTGCCGATTTCTCACTGCTTACACAACTCAAAGGCATTGCATTAACAGGATTGTTTACCTTCCCAATTTCCTATATTGCGTTTGTTCTGATTAAGAAAATGATTGGTCTGCGAAGTGACGAAGAACACGAATACGTAGGGCTTGATCTCGAAGAGTGTGGCTTGGAAGCGTATCCAGAATTTGCCAAATCCAAAGTCTAA
- a CDS encoding BRO-N domain-containing protein, translated as MNNIKLFEDKKIRSHYDEEHEKWFFSVVDVVGVLTQSVDGRKYWNKLKQRLKKEGNETVTNCHQLKLKAEDGKQRLTDVADAEQLLRLIQSIPSPKAEPFKLWLAKVGYERIQDMSDPSLSVDRARGFWKSAGRSEKWIQQRMMGQETRNKLTDYWQENGVEKPNEFALLTNIIHQEWSGLSVQKHKAIKGLKTQNLRDHMSEAELIFTALAELSTRQIAEVEEAKGLDDNAKAGKKGGGIAKKARLELEHTTGKSVVSGKNFLPPKKKNNIKKV; from the coding sequence ATGAACAATATCAAGCTCTTTGAAGATAAAAAAATTCGCAGTCATTATGATGAAGAGCATGAAAAATGGTTTTTTAGCGTGGTGGATGTCGTAGGCGTATTGACACAAAGTGTTGATGGTAGAAAATACTGGAATAAACTCAAACAAAGACTAAAAAAAGAAGGTAATGAAACGGTGACAAATTGTCACCAGTTGAAACTGAAAGCCGAAGATGGCAAACAAAGGCTCACGGATGTAGCCGATGCAGAACAACTTTTACGCCTTATACAGTCTATTCCCTCTCCTAAAGCAGAACCTTTTAAACTCTGGCTTGCCAAAGTGGGGTATGAGCGCATTCAAGATATGAGCGACCCATCATTAAGCGTTGATAGAGCTAGAGGCTTTTGGAAAAGTGCAGGTAGAAGCGAAAAGTGGATACAACAACGCATGATGGGACAAGAAACGCGCAATAAGTTGACTGATTATTGGCAAGAAAATGGGGTTGAGAAGCCCAATGAATTTGCTCTTTTAACAAACATCATTCATCAAGAATGGAGCGGACTGAGTGTACAAAAACACAAAGCCATCAAGGGACTTAAAACGCAAAACCTTAGAGATCACATGAGCGAAGCAGAACTCATCTTCACCGCACTCGCAGAACTCTCAACTCGGCAGATTGCCGAAGTTGAAGAGGCAAAAGGTCTGGATGACAATGCAAAAGCTGGCAAAAAAGGTGGAGGCATTGCCAAAAAAGCCCGCTTAGAGTTGGAACACACGACAGGTAAAAGTGTGGTAAGTGGCAAGAATTTTTTACCACCTAAAAAGAAGAATAATATTAAAAAGGTTTGA
- a CDS encoding aldo/keto reductase: protein MEFRYIGKSGLRVTPICMGTMSFGSWSDKAESFKILDTAYDRGINFFDTAELYPVPPRGDYAGETEKIISEWLATKPRESIILATKMAGAANGWFVPPIRHGLTAIDRFHIQRAIEGSLKRLKTDYIDLYQVHWPDELVPKEESMRALDELVKSGKVRYLGTSNDTAYGLTKSNTIAQYEKLAHFESIQNNFSLLNPRFLDELSNVCRKENVSLLPYSPMAGGVLSGKYNQAFIDPKSRFGEYLQAKEPRQKAMYKRFVNEKSLGATAKYLDIAKKYGMSPVTLAIAWSMHFDFVASTIIGARYATQLEESFKALELKLSPEILNECEKVQKEILYPMG from the coding sequence ATGGAATTTCGTTACATTGGGAAAAGCGGACTAAGAGTAACCCCTATTTGTATGGGAACGATGAGTTTTGGAAGCTGGAGCGACAAAGCCGAATCCTTTAAAATCCTCGACACGGCGTACGATCGTGGTATCAATTTTTTTGATACCGCAGAGCTGTATCCCGTTCCTCCTCGTGGTGATTATGCAGGGGAGACTGAGAAAATTATTTCTGAGTGGCTTGCGACGAAACCGCGTGAAAGCATTATTTTAGCAACCAAAATGGCAGGTGCAGCGAACGGTTGGTTTGTTCCACCGATTCGTCATGGACTCACTGCGATCGATCGTTTTCACATTCAACGAGCCATAGAAGGAAGTTTGAAGCGTCTTAAAACGGACTACATCGACCTTTACCAAGTGCATTGGCCCGATGAGCTTGTTCCCAAAGAAGAGTCGATGCGCGCACTCGATGAACTGGTCAAAAGTGGAAAAGTACGCTACCTCGGCACATCCAATGACACCGCATATGGACTGACCAAATCCAACACGATTGCGCAGTATGAAAAACTCGCTCACTTTGAGTCGATCCAAAACAACTTTTCACTGCTCAATCCTCGCTTTTTGGATGAACTCTCCAACGTGTGCCGTAAAGAAAATGTCTCACTGCTTCCTTACTCGCCGATGGCTGGAGGCGTTTTGAGCGGTAAATACAATCAAGCCTTCATCGACCCCAAAAGTCGTTTTGGCGAATACCTTCAAGCAAAAGAACCCAGACAAAAAGCGATGTATAAACGCTTCGTCAATGAAAAATCACTCGGCGCAACCGCCAAATACCTCGACATTGCCAAAAAATACGGCATGAGTCCTGTCACCCTCGCTATTGCGTGGAGCATGCACTTTGATTTTGTAGCATCTACCATCATCGGCGCGCGCTATGCCACACAGCTAGAAGAGAGTTTTAAAGCGCTTGAACTCAAACTCAGCCCTGAAATTTTAAACGAATGTGAGAAGGTGCAAAAAGAGATTTTATACCCGATGGGGTAA
- the pyrC gene encoding dihydroorotase: MTHTLISPLDMHLHLRDEAMLKVVAPLSAHSFVGGIIMPNVVPPITTIEAVIAYKERIMSAIGNNVFEPLMTLFFRSDYTREFLEKAALHVKALKLYPSGITTNSEGGVASMDIEVLRPVLDAMSDLGLILCVHGETNGFVMDREKEFGSIYESLASSFPKLKIVMEHITTKESVALLDRYENLYATITLHHLLITLDDVAGGMLQPHLFCKPIAKRYEDRDALLHVSLKAHPKVMFGSDSAPHPIHKKECCGCAAGVFTAPIALQALVELFDKHNALANLQAFVSNTAQTIYGYKAPHKEVVLEKTPFVVTHSYGDVVPMFANETLAWSIKHVL; encoded by the coding sequence ATGACCCACACTCTGATTTCTCCTCTTGATATGCACCTGCATTTACGTGATGAAGCGATGCTCAAGGTGGTGGCACCTTTGAGTGCGCACAGCTTTGTGGGTGGTATCATTATGCCCAATGTTGTTCCTCCTATTACGACCATTGAAGCAGTCATTGCCTATAAAGAGCGCATTATGAGCGCCATTGGCAACAACGTGTTTGAGCCTTTGATGACACTTTTTTTTCGTTCGGATTACACGCGTGAATTTTTAGAAAAAGCGGCGTTACATGTAAAGGCGTTGAAGCTCTACCCTTCAGGCATTACGACCAATTCTGAAGGTGGTGTGGCGAGCATGGACATTGAAGTTTTGCGCCCTGTGTTAGACGCGATGAGCGATTTGGGACTGATTTTATGCGTGCACGGTGAGACCAATGGATTTGTGATGGATCGGGAAAAAGAGTTTGGCTCCATTTATGAAAGTCTAGCTTCGTCTTTTCCAAAACTGAAAATTGTGATGGAACACATCACCACCAAAGAGAGCGTGGCGCTTTTAGACCGATATGAAAATCTTTATGCCACGATTACACTCCACCATCTTTTAATTACGTTGGATGATGTCGCAGGTGGCATGCTTCAGCCGCATCTTTTCTGTAAACCGATTGCGAAGCGTTATGAAGACAGAGACGCACTTTTACATGTAAGCCTTAAAGCCCATCCTAAAGTGATGTTTGGAAGTGATTCTGCTCCACATCCGATTCATAAGAAAGAGTGCTGTGGCTGTGCAGCGGGTGTTTTCACAGCACCCATCGCACTACAGGCGTTGGTTGAACTCTTTGACAAACATAACGCCTTAGCAAACCTACAAGCGTTTGTGAGTAACACTGCACAAACCATTTATGGCTATAAAGCCCCACATAAAGAGGTTGTTTTAGAAAAAACACCCTTTGTAGTAACACACAGTTATGGTGACGTTGTTCCTATGTTTGCAAACGAAACATTAGCTTGGAGTATCAAACATGTCCTATAA
- a CDS encoding response regulator transcription factor codes for MSYKILILEDNTLLLQTLEDFLSGHGYECTLVKSGEEALKQCYEHKFDLYLLDVKVPDMNGFDFLKELRAAGDRTPAIFVTSLNDQESLAKGFMLGGDDYIKKPFDLEEVLLRIKALLARAKGIVDDWLSIDEAYKLNLARKRLFCNKEELDINLKDFELLYLLVKERGNVVTKEMIHERLWSSSEEINEGSIRVYINNLKKIFGKEVIVNIRGIGYRFEK; via the coding sequence ATGTCCTATAAAATTCTCATCTTAGAAGATAACACACTACTGCTGCAAACACTCGAAGATTTTTTGAGCGGGCATGGGTACGAATGTACGTTGGTGAAAAGTGGCGAAGAAGCGCTGAAACAGTGTTATGAACATAAATTTGATCTCTATCTTTTAGATGTCAAAGTGCCAGATATGAACGGATTTGACTTCTTAAAAGAGCTTCGCGCTGCTGGGGATCGCACGCCTGCTATTTTTGTGACATCACTCAATGATCAAGAGAGCCTTGCGAAAGGTTTTATGTTGGGTGGGGATGACTACATCAAAAAACCGTTTGATTTGGAAGAGGTATTGCTGCGCATTAAAGCGTTGCTAGCGCGTGCAAAAGGGATTGTGGATGATTGGCTAAGCATCGATGAAGCGTATAAACTCAATCTTGCGCGCAAACGTCTTTTTTGCAATAAAGAGGAACTTGATATTAACCTCAAAGATTTTGAACTGCTTTATTTACTGGTTAAAGAGCGCGGAAACGTGGTCACTAAAGAGATGATTCATGAGCGCCTTTGGAGCAGTAGTGAAGAGATTAATGAGGGTTCTATTCGTGTCTATATCAATAATCTTAAAAAGATTTTTGGTAAAGAAGTCATCGTCAATATTCGAGGAATTGGGTATCGTTTTGAGAAGTAG